In one window of Streptomyces sp. FXJ1.172 DNA:
- a CDS encoding helix-turn-helix transcriptional regulator — MHRDCRAAGRRVLYVLCVAADQQEVSAWRPRVPGVVEVFHAHFTEYAYPMHVHDVWTLLIVDDGAVRYDLERHEHGTPLGTVSLLPPHVPHNGAPATPHGFRKRVVYLDTSRLGADLIGAAVDGPDLVDPLLRRRVGQLHSALARAGDELEAESRLALVAERLRDHLRDRRNRRDTSAHRAGPLLARRLRELLDARVVDGVGLEEAARLLHAHPAHLVRAFSRAYGIAPHQYLTSRRVGRARRLLLDGRAPGEVAAATGFCDQAHLTRHFKKLVGVTPGRYRLSAR; from the coding sequence ATGCACCGAGACTGCCGGGCGGCCGGGCGGCGGGTCTTGTACGTTCTTTGCGTGGCCGCCGACCAGCAGGAAGTCTCCGCCTGGCGCCCGCGCGTCCCGGGCGTCGTGGAGGTCTTCCACGCCCACTTCACCGAGTACGCCTACCCGATGCACGTCCACGACGTGTGGACGCTGCTCATCGTGGACGACGGGGCCGTGCGCTACGACCTGGAGCGGCACGAGCACGGGACCCCGCTCGGCACCGTCTCGCTGCTGCCGCCGCACGTCCCGCACAACGGCGCGCCCGCCACCCCGCACGGCTTCCGCAAGCGGGTCGTGTACCTGGACACCAGCCGGCTCGGCGCCGACCTCATCGGCGCGGCCGTCGACGGGCCCGACCTCGTCGATCCCCTGCTGCGGCGGCGCGTCGGGCAGTTGCACTCGGCGCTCGCCCGGGCCGGTGACGAGCTGGAGGCGGAGAGCCGGCTGGCCCTCGTCGCGGAGCGGCTGCGGGATCACCTGCGGGACCGGCGGAACCGGCGGGACACATCGGCCCACCGGGCCGGTCCCCTCCTCGCCCGGCGGCTGCGCGAGCTGCTCGACGCGCGGGTCGTGGACGGGGTCGGGCTCGAGGAGGCCGCGCGGCTGCTGCACGCCCATCCCGCGCATCTGGTACGGGCGTTCAGCCGCGCGTACGGCATCGCCCCGCACCAGTACCTCACGTCCCGGCGGGTCGGGCGGGCCCGGCGGCTGCTGCTGGACGGACGGGCTCCGGGTGAGGTGGCGGCCGCCACCGGGTTCTGCGACCAGGCCCATCTCACCAGGCACTTCAAGAAGCTGGTCGGGGTCACGCCCGGCCGCTACCGGCTCAGCGCGCGCTGA
- a CDS encoding DUF2000 domain-containing protein, which yields MNTEPIRFDTKIAVLLREDLEPWQRLNVTAFLVSGLGSQIPEVIGEPYEDADGVPYLPMFRQPVLVFEGTKETLKAAHARALSRALPRAVFTADLFTTGNDRDNRAAVRAAPTAGLDLVGLAVYGPRGGVDKVLKGARMHP from the coding sequence ATGAACACCGAACCGATCCGCTTCGACACGAAGATCGCCGTACTGCTGCGCGAGGACCTGGAGCCCTGGCAGCGCCTCAACGTCACCGCGTTCCTGGTCAGCGGCCTCGGCAGCCAGATCCCCGAGGTGATCGGCGAGCCGTACGAGGACGCGGACGGTGTGCCGTACCTCCCCATGTTCCGCCAGCCGGTCCTGGTCTTCGAGGGCACGAAGGAGACCCTGAAGGCGGCCCACGCCAGGGCGCTGAGCCGCGCCCTGCCCCGCGCGGTCTTCACGGCGGACCTGTTCACGACGGGCAACGACCGCGACAACCGCGCGGCGGTACGCGCCGCGCCGACGGCCGGGCTGGACCTGGTGGGGCTGGCGGTGTACGGGCCGCGGGGCGGGGTGGACAAGGTGTTGAAGGGGGCGCGGATGCATCCCTGA
- a CDS encoding carboxymuconolactone decarboxylase family protein has translation MEARLNVFANPLAGQVIKHLNAVGQVVAESGLPAATQELVKIRASQINGCGFCTDMHTKDAAAAGETVQRMNLVATWREAKVFTEEERAALELVEEGTRIADAAGGVPDDVWMNAVKHYDENQLFGLMTLVALINAYNRMNVILRMPAGDYQPGMFEH, from the coding sequence ATGGAAGCGCGTCTGAACGTCTTCGCCAACCCGCTCGCCGGCCAGGTCATCAAGCACCTCAACGCGGTGGGCCAGGTGGTCGCCGAGTCCGGCCTGCCCGCCGCCACGCAGGAGCTGGTGAAGATCCGGGCCAGCCAGATCAACGGGTGCGGATTCTGCACCGACATGCACACCAAGGACGCGGCCGCCGCCGGTGAGACCGTGCAGCGGATGAACCTGGTCGCCACCTGGCGGGAGGCCAAGGTGTTCACCGAGGAGGAGCGGGCCGCCCTGGAACTGGTGGAGGAGGGCACCCGGATCGCCGACGCGGCCGGCGGTGTCCCGGACGACGTGTGGATGAACGCCGTCAAGCACTACGACGAGAACCAGCTCTTCGGCCTGATGACGCTGGTCGCCCTCATCAACGCGTACAACCGCATGAACGTCATCCTCCGGATGCCCGCCGGCGACTACCAGCCGGGGATGTTCGAGCACTGA
- a CDS encoding cytochrome P450 — translation MTPDPISAQITDYANRADPYPLYAELRKTPVRREDDGTYLVSTYYEVRSLANDPRLSNDTSNRPPGYARPGQPTEESGLPPSFIFTDPPAHDRLRDTVNRPFGPPHSPGFLDGMRGELARVVTELLDAFEGKDQVDIVEDFAYPLPVTAICKVLGVPREDEARFHVWADALASALDPHPGADDGQEKGMRARQELGAYLSDLIETKRRHPGPGILSALAPDMTPADLESTAVLLLVAGHETTVNAITNTTLTLLRHPDILERFQKEPELAVPLIEEVLRYEPPVQFVPWTTALDDIDIAGTSIPKGSPVWLMLAAANRDPRRFEDPDRFDPDRKDNEHLGFYTGIHYCFGASLARIELHLAVPELFRRVKFSGLLEDPPPYRANAVLRGPRHLPVAIEGLTA, via the coding sequence ATGACGCCCGACCCCATCTCCGCGCAGATCACCGACTACGCCAACCGGGCCGATCCGTACCCGCTCTACGCGGAACTGCGAAAGACACCGGTGCGGCGGGAGGACGACGGCACCTACCTGGTCAGCACCTACTACGAGGTGCGGAGCCTGGCCAACGACCCGCGGCTGAGCAACGACACGAGCAACCGCCCGCCCGGCTACGCCCGCCCCGGGCAGCCGACGGAGGAGAGCGGTCTGCCGCCCAGCTTCATCTTCACCGACCCGCCCGCGCACGACCGGCTGCGCGACACCGTCAACCGGCCGTTCGGTCCCCCGCACAGCCCCGGATTCCTCGACGGCATGCGCGGAGAGCTGGCCAGGGTCGTCACCGAGCTGCTCGACGCCTTCGAAGGCAAGGACCAGGTCGACATCGTCGAGGACTTCGCCTACCCCCTTCCCGTCACCGCGATCTGCAAGGTCCTCGGGGTGCCGCGCGAGGACGAAGCGCGCTTCCACGTCTGGGCCGATGCCCTGGCGTCGGCGCTCGATCCGCACCCCGGCGCCGACGACGGCCAGGAAAAGGGCATGCGGGCACGCCAGGAGCTGGGCGCCTACCTGTCCGACCTGATCGAGACCAAACGCCGCCACCCCGGCCCCGGGATCCTCAGCGCGCTCGCCCCCGACATGACACCGGCAGATCTGGAATCCACCGCGGTGCTGCTGCTGGTCGCCGGCCACGAGACCACCGTCAACGCGATCACCAACACGACCCTCACCCTGCTGCGCCACCCCGACATCCTCGAGCGGTTCCAGAAGGAGCCGGAACTGGCCGTCCCGCTCATCGAGGAAGTGCTGCGGTACGAGCCCCCGGTGCAGTTCGTCCCGTGGACCACGGCCCTGGACGACATCGACATCGCAGGCACCAGCATCCCCAAGGGCTCACCGGTCTGGCTCATGCTGGCCGCGGCCAACCGCGACCCCCGGCGCTTCGAGGACCCCGACCGGTTCGATCCCGACCGCAAGGACAACGAGCACCTGGGCTTCTACACCGGCATCCACTACTGCTTCGGCGCCTCCCTCGCCCGCATAGAACTGCACCTGGCCGTGCCCGAGTTGTTCCGCCGGGTCAAGTTCTCCGGGCTGCTCGAGGACCCGCCGCCGTACCGTGCCAACGCGGTGCTGCGCGGCCCGCGCCACCTTCCCGTGGCGATCGAGGGCCTCACCGCCTGA
- a CDS encoding NAD(P)/FAD-dependent oxidoreductase, whose protein sequence is MPADTDAEVLRRQGRIVVVGASLAGLRAAETLREKGFTGSLTMIGDEPYEPYDRPPLSKQALLGRARPEDTALPRRRDIDAEWRLGVAAEGLDRDARRVRLANGDTVPYDRLLITTGTRARPWFHPEEAALDGVFVLRTRDDSARLTRKLAAGVSRVLVIGAGFTGSEVASACRELRLEVTVAERGPAPLVGALGGVIGAVADRLQRAHGVDLRCGISVTALEGDDVGRLRRAHLSDGSAIDVEVAVVSLGAMRNTEWLAGSGLAAGPRGIACDAGCRVFDVNGIVTDDIYAAGDVARSPHPLFDYQFLALEHWGNAVEQAQIAAHNMICAGPERRPHLWLPMFWSSQFGVNIKSVGVPSLGDQLVVAQGALTEERFVAVYGYRGRVIAAASFDGAKWLGFYEQQIAAGAPFPPEYRAVDRRTETLQPVDPAFPDPHLPTHGATVTLTGHSPSERRVEFVPSHA, encoded by the coding sequence ATGCCGGCTGACACGGACGCCGAGGTCCTGCGGCGCCAGGGCCGCATCGTCGTCGTCGGTGCTTCGCTGGCCGGCCTGCGCGCGGCGGAGACCCTGCGCGAGAAGGGCTTCACCGGATCACTGACCATGATCGGTGACGAGCCGTACGAGCCCTACGACCGGCCGCCGCTGTCCAAGCAGGCGCTGCTCGGGCGGGCACGGCCCGAGGACACCGCGCTGCCGCGGCGGCGCGACATCGACGCCGAATGGCGTCTGGGCGTCGCCGCCGAGGGCCTGGACCGGGACGCCAGGCGGGTACGGCTGGCGAACGGCGACACCGTTCCCTACGACCGCCTGCTGATCACCACCGGCACCAGAGCGCGCCCCTGGTTCCACCCGGAAGAGGCAGCGCTGGACGGGGTGTTCGTGCTGCGTACGCGCGACGACTCCGCACGTCTGACCCGGAAACTGGCCGCAGGCGTGTCCCGGGTGCTGGTGATCGGCGCCGGTTTCACGGGCTCCGAAGTGGCTTCTGCCTGCCGGGAGTTGCGCCTTGAGGTCACGGTCGCCGAACGCGGCCCGGCACCGCTGGTGGGCGCACTCGGCGGAGTGATCGGCGCGGTCGCGGACCGGCTGCAGCGGGCGCACGGAGTCGACCTGCGCTGCGGCATCAGCGTCACCGCCCTCGAGGGCGACGATGTGGGACGGCTCAGACGCGCCCATCTGTCCGACGGTTCGGCGATCGACGTGGAGGTGGCGGTCGTCTCGCTCGGTGCCATGCGGAACACGGAATGGCTCGCCGGCTCGGGCCTGGCCGCGGGTCCCCGGGGGATCGCGTGCGACGCCGGGTGCCGGGTGTTCGACGTCAACGGCATCGTCACCGACGACATCTACGCCGCCGGTGACGTCGCACGCAGCCCCCACCCGCTGTTCGACTACCAGTTCCTGGCGCTGGAGCACTGGGGCAACGCGGTCGAGCAGGCCCAGATCGCCGCCCACAACATGATCTGTGCGGGTCCCGAGCGCCGTCCGCACCTGTGGCTGCCGATGTTCTGGTCCTCCCAGTTCGGCGTCAACATCAAGTCGGTGGGGGTGCCTTCGCTCGGCGACCAGTTGGTCGTCGCCCAGGGGGCGCTCACCGAGGAGCGGTTCGTCGCGGTGTACGGGTACCGGGGCCGCGTCATCGCCGCGGCGTCCTTCGACGGGGCCAAGTGGCTGGGGTTCTACGAGCAGCAGATCGCGGCCGGCGCGCCGTTCCCGCCGGAGTACCGCGCGGTCGACCGCCGCACCGAGACGCTGCAGCCGGTCGACCCGGCCTTCCCCGACCCGCACCTGCCCACCCACGGGGCCACGGTCACGCTGACGGGTCACTCACCGAGCGAACGGCGTGTCGAGTTCGTTCCGTCGCATGCCTGA
- a CDS encoding ferredoxin, producing MRLVVDLNRCQGFAQCVFLAPDVFSLHGKEALLFSPRFDEAQRDRVEKAAAACPVQAILLDCSDEPTKQVEPHAG from the coding sequence ATGAGGCTTGTCGTCGATCTCAACCGGTGCCAGGGATTCGCGCAGTGCGTCTTCCTCGCCCCGGACGTCTTCTCCCTGCACGGGAAGGAAGCGCTGCTGTTCTCCCCTCGCTTCGACGAGGCACAGCGTGACCGGGTGGAGAAGGCCGCTGCCGCCTGCCCGGTCCAGGCCATCCTCCTCGACTGCTCCGACGAGCCGACGAAGCAGGTGGAGCCCCATGCCGGCTGA
- a CDS encoding trypsin-like serine protease — MSSAHRGGKHRRRGRIAVPAAAATLLLGGAGAFVMAPANAAPLPTGIGVKGHSSVGKSQLTARVHGALSAPAGNTPAILRPAASTGAPSGTTTSPKPQPSASGTAEAQVIGGTTTSISTAPWMVQLWYYDDKGTTDKSDDVGFFCGGTVVSPTKILTAAHCVSGYDWHNNGAIIYGTDQLPTTDSTTNTTDFHGGTVSGVWRQWNDSSFTITPHGTAVNDVAVLTLPNPISAKPLPITTSDDTTSYKAGTQAQIYGWGRTSSTSQDISQTLRKATVPVNGDPTCSGYYGSDFVAGAMTCVGAPASGSDSGTVATCNGDSGGPLVVGGRVVGVVSWGVQDCVSQGSYSVFTKLSKYVGATEPRIDDTDLNGDGRADMFAIASNGQGYEYDSRGKSFGSRVSLGDWSGVNLVRQADLDRDGYADLLVRTNDGTLYWQHYNLSTGNTEVTRLGTGWNGMKVMLVPGDVTGDGHQDLLTVDSSGNFWLYPGTGHGNFSSRVKLGYGWNMYGADVLGKGDFTGDGKLDLLAQDSSGNLWLYKGTGNPSAPLASRVKIGYGFHYTAYVMNGDMTGNGHSDLIARDSGGSLWLYEGTGNVSHPLASRVKIGYGYNGYRLS; from the coding sequence GCTGCTCCTCGGCGGCGCGGGTGCGTTCGTCATGGCGCCCGCCAACGCGGCGCCGCTACCGACGGGCATCGGCGTCAAGGGCCACAGCAGCGTCGGCAAGTCGCAGCTCACCGCCCGCGTGCACGGCGCGCTCAGCGCGCCGGCCGGCAACACCCCCGCGATCCTGCGACCCGCCGCGAGCACCGGCGCGCCGTCCGGGACCACCACCAGCCCGAAGCCGCAGCCGTCGGCCTCCGGCACCGCCGAAGCGCAGGTCATCGGCGGCACGACCACCAGCATCTCCACGGCCCCGTGGATGGTGCAGCTGTGGTACTACGACGACAAGGGCACCACCGACAAGAGTGACGACGTCGGCTTCTTCTGCGGCGGCACCGTCGTGTCGCCCACGAAGATCCTCACCGCCGCGCACTGCGTCTCGGGCTACGACTGGCACAACAACGGCGCCATCATCTACGGCACCGACCAGTTGCCGACCACCGACTCGACGACCAACACCACCGACTTCCACGGCGGCACGGTGTCGGGCGTCTGGCGGCAGTGGAACGACTCGTCGTTCACGATCACCCCGCACGGCACCGCCGTCAACGACGTCGCCGTGCTGACGCTGCCCAACCCGATCAGCGCCAAGCCGCTGCCCATCACCACCTCCGACGACACCACGTCGTACAAGGCGGGCACCCAGGCGCAGATCTACGGCTGGGGGCGCACCAGCTCCACCAGCCAGGACATCTCGCAGACCCTCCGCAAGGCCACCGTGCCGGTCAACGGCGACCCGACCTGCTCGGGTTACTACGGCAGCGACTTCGTGGCCGGTGCCATGACCTGCGTCGGTGCGCCGGCCAGCGGCTCCGACAGCGGCACGGTCGCCACCTGCAACGGCGACTCCGGCGGCCCGCTGGTCGTCGGCGGGCGCGTCGTGGGTGTCGTGTCGTGGGGTGTGCAGGACTGCGTGAGCCAGGGCTCGTACAGCGTCTTCACCAAGCTGAGCAAGTACGTCGGGGCGACCGAACCGCGCATCGACGACACCGACCTGAACGGTGACGGCCGCGCCGACATGTTCGCGATCGCCTCCAACGGCCAGGGCTACGAGTACGACTCGCGGGGCAAGTCCTTCGGGTCCCGGGTGTCGCTCGGCGACTGGAGCGGGGTCAACCTGGTGCGCCAGGCCGACCTGGACCGCGACGGCTACGCCGACCTGCTGGTACGCACCAACGACGGCACCCTGTACTGGCAGCACTACAACCTGTCCACGGGCAACACCGAGGTCACCAGGCTCGGGACCGGCTGGAACGGCATGAAGGTCATGCTCGTGCCCGGCGACGTCACCGGTGACGGCCACCAGGACCTGCTGACCGTGGACTCCAGCGGCAACTTCTGGCTCTACCCGGGCACCGGCCACGGCAACTTCAGCTCGCGCGTCAAGCTCGGCTACGGCTGGAACATGTACGGCGCCGACGTCCTCGGCAAGGGTGACTTCACCGGCGACGGCAAGCTCGACCTGCTCGCCCAGGACTCCTCCGGGAACCTGTGGCTGTACAAGGGCACCGGCAACCCGTCGGCACCGCTGGCGTCCCGCGTGAAGATCGGCTACGGCTTCCACTACACCGCGTACGTGATGAACGGTGACATGACCGGCAACGGCCACTCCGACCTGATCGCCCGCGACAGCGGCGGCAGCCTGTGGCTGTACGAGGGCACGGGCAACGTCTCGCACCCGCTGGCCTCCCGCGTCAAGATCGGATACGGCTACAACGGCTACCGGCTGAGCTGA